In the Flavobacterium sp. J372 genome, one interval contains:
- a CDS encoding pectinesterase family protein, with protein sequence MKLKVTLFTIRAIIMIACVSFSAIAQDKPKADAFYKIVAHDGSGDYTTIQAAIDDSKSFPPQRITIFIKNGTYHEKVKVHEWNPDITLIGESREGTVITYNDYFAKVNTGINSTFHTYTMLVEGDGFIARDLTIVNASGDAGQAVALSVHANNAIVVNCSILGNQDTLYVSGNGFRIYFENCLITGTTDFIFGSATAYFKSCTLHSLKNSYITAASTPQGEAYGFVFDDCRLTAERGIDAVYLGRPWRPYAKTVFINCMMDAHIKPEGWYNWNKQEAERTAFYAEYNCSGTGYKPSDRVKWSYQLTKRQAKAYTVENCLGVAMAARIKQLQLK encoded by the coding sequence ATGAAGTTGAAAGTGACATTGTTTACAATACGGGCTATCATAATGATTGCGTGTGTGTCATTTTCTGCTATTGCACAGGATAAGCCAAAAGCTGATGCGTTTTACAAAATTGTTGCACACGATGGCTCAGGAGACTATACAACCATACAGGCAGCTATTGATGATTCTAAATCATTCCCTCCGCAGCGTATAACCATTTTTATAAAAAACGGCACATACCATGAAAAGGTAAAAGTGCATGAATGGAACCCGGATATTACCCTGATAGGCGAAAGCCGGGAAGGCACAGTCATTACTTACAATGATTATTTTGCGAAAGTAAATACAGGCATTAATAGTACGTTTCATACCTACACAATGCTTGTGGAAGGTGATGGGTTTATTGCCAGAGACCTTACGATTGTAAACGCATCGGGCGATGCAGGGCAGGCGGTGGCATTGTCTGTCCATGCCAATAACGCAATCGTGGTAAACTGTTCCATTCTCGGCAATCAGGATACGCTCTATGTAAGCGGTAACGGTTTCAGGATCTATTTTGAAAATTGCCTCATAACAGGTACAACCGATTTTATATTTGGCAGTGCCACAGCCTATTTTAAGAGCTGTACACTCCATAGCCTCAAGAACTCTTACATCACGGCGGCATCAACCCCGCAGGGCGAAGCATACGGTTTTGTGTTTGATGATTGCCGGCTTACTGCTGAAAGAGGAATTGATGCCGTGTACCTGGGCCGCCCCTGGAGGCCTTACGCCAAAACGGTGTTTATAAATTGTATGATGGATGCGCATATCAAACCCGAAGGCTGGTATAACTGGAATAAACAAGAGGCTGAACGTACTGCTTTTTATGCAGAATATAATTGTTCAGGTACAGGATATAAACCGTCAGATCGGGTAAAATGGTCGTACCAACTCACCAAAAGGCAGGCAAAAGCGTATACTGTCGAAAATTGCCTGGGTGTTGCTATGGCTGCCAGAATCAAACAACTACAACTGAAATGA
- a CDS encoding GDSL-type esterase/lipase family protein, translating to MKNYFLIFIMLASVTAIAQKVTIYGIGDSTMADKKNPSQNPEHGWLQVFPQFVTADVKVVNKAVNGRSTRNFIEEGRWDSITRVLKKGDYVFIQFGHNDAKADDPKRYTNPPHGLSL from the coding sequence ATGAAAAACTACTTCTTAATATTCATAATGTTGGCGAGTGTGACTGCCATAGCGCAAAAAGTTACTATTTACGGGATAGGCGATTCTACCATGGCTGATAAAAAGAATCCGTCTCAAAACCCTGAGCATGGGTGGCTGCAGGTTTTCCCACAGTTTGTTACGGCAGACGTAAAGGTTGTTAACAAAGCAGTAAATGGGCGCAGCACCAGAAACTTTATTGAAGAGGGGAGGTGGGATTCCATCACCAGAGTTCTGAAAAAGGGTGATTATGTGTTTATACAATTCGGGCATAATGACGCGAAGGCTGATGACCCTAAGCGTTATACCAACCCCCCACACGGCCTATCGCTATAA
- a CDS encoding alpha-glucosidase — translation MPSYADSNGDGYGDFNGITGKLDYLQKLGIKGIWLTPFLKSPKVDNGYDVADYYAIDPTYGSMADFKTFLNEAHKRDIKVIMDMVLNHTSTECKWFKEAQKSKDNPYRDYYIWKDKPNNWESFFGGTAWEYEAKSGQYYYHKFDVRMADLNWQNPKVKAEVKNIMHFWLDMGVDGFRLDVINFLTTDGITVDNPVNDGAQQHKNDIDQPGVKDAMRMIKSTVNAYPDKFIVGEIGSDKIDILKQYQGEDLLDVVFNFNFGSIPEFSAERIYNELQSMEKEMASYPTLFFGSHDMPRMIDRLANGSLKRAEALAALMLTAKGVPFIYYGEEIGMQNIIAESYEEIVDIQGKTHYKLAIEKGLSPQKALAEANMHNRDKSRSPMQWDATRYAGFSTGKPWIKVSGNYKSINTEKMLPAKSSLLHQYKKLIALRNSEPVLQYGIYKELTFKNNVISYTRTLDGRDVTVVVNFGKEHKLNLPNSAKVLMGTAALGQNDYVIYSVVK, via the coding sequence ATGCCCAGCTATGCTGACAGCAATGGTGACGGATACGGAGATTTTAACGGTATTACGGGTAAGCTGGACTATCTGCAAAAGTTAGGTATTAAAGGTATCTGGCTTACCCCCTTTTTAAAATCGCCAAAAGTTGACAATGGCTACGATGTAGCAGATTACTACGCCATTGACCCTACATATGGCTCAATGGCCGATTTTAAAACCTTCTTAAACGAAGCGCACAAGAGAGATATAAAAGTAATTATGGATATGGTGCTGAACCATACTTCTACCGAATGCAAATGGTTTAAGGAAGCACAGAAGTCTAAAGACAATCCTTATCGGGATTATTACATCTGGAAAGATAAGCCCAATAACTGGGAGTCGTTCTTTGGCGGCACAGCATGGGAATATGAGGCTAAATCCGGCCAATATTATTACCACAAATTTGATGTGCGTATGGCCGACCTGAACTGGCAAAATCCAAAGGTTAAAGCTGAAGTTAAGAACATAATGCACTTTTGGCTTGATATGGGCGTAGACGGCTTCAGGCTCGATGTAATCAACTTTCTCACGACAGATGGAATTACTGTTGATAACCCTGTAAATGACGGCGCACAGCAGCATAAAAATGATATTGACCAGCCCGGCGTGAAAGATGCCATGCGGATGATAAAGTCGACAGTAAATGCATACCCGGACAAGTTCATTGTAGGCGAAATAGGCAGTGATAAAATTGATATACTAAAGCAGTACCAGGGTGAAGACTTGCTAGATGTGGTCTTTAATTTCAATTTCGGCAGCATACCTGAATTTTCAGCAGAGAGAATATACAATGAACTGCAAAGTATGGAGAAAGAGATGGCCAGCTACCCTACCCTTTTCTTTGGCAGCCATGATATGCCCCGCATGATTGACAGGCTGGCTAATGGCTCTCTGAAACGGGCCGAAGCTTTGGCCGCATTAATGCTCACGGCTAAAGGTGTGCCTTTTATTTATTATGGCGAAGAGATTGGGATGCAAAATATTATTGCTGAATCTTATGAGGAGATTGTAGACATACAGGGAAAAACACACTACAAGCTGGCTATTGAGAAAGGCTTGTCTCCACAAAAGGCGCTTGCAGAAGCAAACATGCATAACCGCGACAAGTCGCGCAGCCCTATGCAATGGGATGCCACCCGATATGCAGGATTTTCAACAGGAAAGCCCTGGATCAAGGTGAGCGGGAATTATAAAAGCATAAATACTGAAAAGATGTTGCCGGCAAAGTCATCATTGCTGCATCAATACAAAAAGCTCATCGCGCTGCGCAACAGTGAGCCTGTACTGCAATATGGCATATACAAAGAACTTACCTTTAAAAATAATGTGATATCCTACACCCGGACACTTGATGGCAGAGACGTAACGGTGGTTGTCAATTTCGGAAAGGAGCATAAACTGAATCTCCCCAATAGCGCTAAGGTGCTGATGGGTACAGCCGCGCTCGGGCAAAATGACTATGTGATTTATTCCGTTGTAAAATAA